GCAAGCAGGACTATCCCGCCTTCTGGCAGAGCTGGGATCTGAGCCCCGATGGCAAGGAAGTCTGCGTCACCACCAACACCGATGCGGTGGCCGCCCGCAGCACCAATCAGGATCTCTTCCTCATTTCACTGGAAGGCGACCACACGCCTCAGCGCATCACCGGCGACAACCCTGCCGCGGATCAGGAACCCAAGTACTCACCCGATGGCCGCTACATCGCCTACAAGCTGCAGACTCGGCCTGGCCATGAATCCGACCGCTTCCGCCTGGCGCTCTACGATCGCACAGCCAAAACCCGCAAGGTTCTCACCGAGGGCATCGACAACTGGGTGGACGCGTTCCAGTGGTCGGCGGATGGCAAGGCCCTTTGGTTCACGGTTCAGGAAAAGGGCCGCTGGCCCCTGTACCGCATGGACGTCGCGACGGGCAAGGCCGTGCGCATGCTCGAAGGCCAGAGTGTCCGCGAATTCCAGGTGAGCGCGGACCAGAAGGCCGTGTTTCTTACCAAGAACCGCGTGGGTGAACCCACGGAAATCTGGCGCTACGCCTTCGACACCAAGGAACTGAAGCGGCTCTCCGCTTTCAACCAGGCCCTGGCCGATGAAGTGGATTTCCGCCCGGCGGAAGAGCAGTGGGTGAAGGGCGCCGATGGCAAGGACATCCATGTCTTCCTGGTGAAGCCCCACGGCTTCGATCCCGCGAAGAAATACCCCCTGATCATGAACGTGCACGGCGGCCCGCAGATGATGTGGTCCGACACCCTGCGCGGCGATTGGCAGGTGTACCCCGGCGCGGGCTACATTGTGGCCTTCCCCAATCCGCACGGCTCCACGGGCTACGGCCAGGCCTTCACCGATGCCATCAGCGGCGATTGGGATGGCAAGGTGCAGACCGACATCGACAAGGTGGCCGATCACCTGGCGGCGCTCCCCTACGTGGACAAGGACCGCATGGGCGCCATGGGCTGGAGCTGGGGCGGCTACGCCATGATGTGGCTGGAAGGCCACACCAACCGCTACAAGGCCTTGGCCGCCATGATGGGCGTGTACGACCTGCGCTCCATGCACGGCGCCACGGAGGAGCTCTGGTTCCCCGAGCACGACCTCACGGGCACCCCCTGGGAGAAGTCGGCTGCCTATGAGCGCATGAACCCCAGCAGCCACGTGAAAGCGTTCAAGACGCCCTGCCTGGTCATCACCGGCGAGCGCGACTACCGTGTGCCCTACACCCAGAGCCTGCAGTTCTTCACGGGCCTCCAGGAGATGGGCGTGCCCAGCCGCCTCATCGTCTTCAAGAACGACGGACACTGGCCTGACAACCTCAAATCCATGCCCGTCTACTACAACGCCCACCTGGAGTGGTTCCAGAAATACCTGGGTGGCGGCGCGGCGCCCTGGAAGA
This sequence is a window from Geothrix sp. PMB-07. Protein-coding genes within it:
- a CDS encoding S9 family peptidase, producing MPLPCRLLIPALLIAALPVASAAEKRAFQIEDLYRIKGVQHLALSPDGAKLAFEVSSQDLKAATRNTQIWVLDVASGQSKQLTYSGKSDTAPQWSKDGKTLYFLSSRAGGSQLWALDASGGEARKVTSFETGVGAPKLTGNKVVFEASVFPEAMTDGAKQKEWGEKLENGPVQAHMADSLLYRHWTEWRDFQYTHLFTTTPEGKVEAITSGKQDYPAFWQSWDLSPDGKEVCVTTNTDAVAARSTNQDLFLISLEGDHTPQRITGDNPAADQEPKYSPDGRYIAYKLQTRPGHESDRFRLALYDRTAKTRKVLTEGIDNWVDAFQWSADGKALWFTVQEKGRWPLYRMDVATGKAVRMLEGQSVREFQVSADQKAVFLTKNRVGEPTEIWRYAFDTKELKRLSAFNQALADEVDFRPAEEQWVKGADGKDIHVFLVKPHGFDPAKKYPLIMNVHGGPQMMWSDTLRGDWQVYPGAGYIVAFPNPHGSTGYGQAFTDAISGDWDGKVQTDIDKVADHLAALPYVDKDRMGAMGWSWGGYAMMWLEGHTNRYKALAAMMGVYDLRSMHGATEELWFPEHDLTGTPWEKSAAYERMNPSSHVKAFKTPCLVITGERDYRVPYTQSLQFFTGLQEMGVPSRLIVFKNDGHWPDNLKSMPVYYNAHLEWFQKYLGGGAAPWKTEDMIRNIAFSDKK